In Chitinophagaceae bacterium, the DNA window TCTGAAGGCGTATTATATAAATATGATCGCACGATAGATAAAGACTGGAAATCAATTGCTGAATTTGAAGGAACGGCCGTGGAGAAATTCTATCGCATTGTGGTGAATGCTACGGGTGATAAGATCGCGGTGGTTACGTATCCGGATGAGAAGCCCTAAAGAATTTAACTTTAACGCTGTTGATTTTTCTTCTGAATAAAGAATAAAAAGGACTGTGAGTAAAAATTCACAGTCCTTTTTTGTGTTAAAGAAAGTTATTCAATCACTACTTTCTTCGTAACAATTCCATCTTCAGAAATCATTTGTAAAAGGTAAACACCTGATGCAAGTTGATTCCGCTGAAGCGAAGCCTGGTAAGTGCCGGCATCAACTATTCCGCTAAATAATTCCTGAACTATTTTTCCCTGTACATCCAGCAATTCAAGTTGTATCGCTGATGTTTTACCAATCACATATTGAATAGTGGCGTTATTGCTCAATGGATTTGGAAATACATCCAGTGTGTTTGTGATTGTAATTACATCACCACCGGTTTTTACTGCAGACGTAGTAAAAGTTTTCGCAGCTGAAAAGACTGAAAAAACTTTGGGAGCGCTGCTGACACATTGTGTCCTTATTTTCCATTTATATTTTGTATTGGCAGTTAATCCGGTTAATGAATAAGTAGCGCCTGACGGAAAAACTTTTATCCAGGTTGATGCAGTGCTCACCTTGTATGAAAGCTGAAAGGCAGAACTGCAGGATGGTGGAAGCCAATTGAGCTTGGCACTGGTTGCAGTAATATTTGTAGTGGTAAGGTTAGTAGGTACAGGACAAGCTATATTAAGGTTTGAACCATTATCAGTTCCCGTAACCGAAGGATTAGAACCTATCACACGTATTCTATAGGCAGCACCAGACGCTGCTGAAGGAATGAGTGCACTGATGTTTCCGGAGGCGGTAGCATTCACACTTCCGATGTTGGTTGGAGAAGCAAAACTTCCGGTAGCATTGGAAAGTTGCGCTGTGAAGATATTTCCTGCCGTGAAAGCTCCGCTTGTAGTGTACGCAACGCTAATGTTTTCACCCGGACAAAAGGATGAAACGCCAAACGCAGTGGTTGCAATGGTAAGCGTTGGCGCAGTGCCTGCAAGATCGGTTTCATAAATGCCTCTGCCATAAGTTGCAGCAACCAGTTTATCAGATGTGTAATTGATTTCGAGTTCATGCACCATCACATTCGCAAGTCCGTCGTTGTAATACACCCAATCCGTTGTGTTGTCATCACGATAGTAAACACCGATATCCGTTCCGATATATACACGATTGGCACTTCCGTTTTCATACACAATTGTATTCACAGGCATGTTGGGTAACGTGCCTGAAACATTGGTCCATGTGCTTCCTGCATTTATAGAATGATAGACTTTATTTCCTGACGAATAACCACTAAAAACAACCCACAAATTGTTTGGGTCGGTATTGCTGACCGCAATGTAATTGATGCCCGCAGATGAGACAGGCAAGCCTGCTGTGATATCGGAAAAAGGAGCAGCACCATTGGTAGTTTTCTTTATCAATCCAAGCGAACTCGTATAAATGTAATTGGTGTTGGAAGGCGCTACGGCAATTGCAGTAGCATAATCACCTGCGTAAAGATTACTTCCCAGCACTGACCAGTTGCTTCCATTGTTGGTAGATTTATAAAGTGAAGTATAGCCAGCGTACATTTTATTGTGGTCAACGGGATCCATTATATACTGTGTCAGCCAGGCACCTGAGCTGGGTGCGACAAAACTAAAGGAGCTGCCTCCGTTGGTTGATTTGTAAATGCTACCGTATTGTGTTTCAATAAATACAATATTTGAATTGGTATAGTCCACTAATGCTTCCATACCATCAGCGCCATACACCTGCGTATAGCTGGTGCCGTCCCAGCGGTTGCTCCCATTATCCTGCCAGCCTGAATACACGATGGAAGGATTGGTTGCTGAAGTGGAAAGCCGGTAGATCTGGGCGATGCGCAAACCTGAACTGAGATCCGTCCATGCAGTGCCCTGATTTGTTGATTTAAAAATACCGCCATCATTTCCGGAGAAGATCGTTTGTGTGCTGCCGGGTAAAAATTCCAGTTCATGATTATCAGCATGGACATAATTAGTTGCTGTGTAAGGAGAGTAAGTTGAAATGGTTTGCCATGAAGTGCCGCCATTAATTGTTTTGGCAACATATAATCCACCAGCTAACAGTATGTCGGCATTTGCATCAGAACATTCCAACACCAGGTCGTAATAACCATAAAAGGTAGCTGCTCCACTGGGTGAAGCTTTTGTAACCCAGGTAGCGCCACCGTCAGCACTTCTTGAGAGTGTTCCTGATTCGCACAAAGCGTAAATCACCAAAGAATTAGCGGCTGATGTTTCGATAGAAATTCTTCCTGAGCCACATAGGTTATCTTTCATAATCGTCCAGGTTACCCCTCCATTCGTTGATTTGAGAATATCCTGGTTTCCTCCTGCATACACAGTGTTTGCATCGGCCGTATTGAACTCCATATCGTAGCAATGGTTCGCGTTAACCTGGGTCCAGCTTACACCGGCATCGCTTGTCCTGTAGATTCCACCTCTCGTGGCCGCCAATAGTATCGATGGATTGGCAGGAGAAATGATCAGCCGCTGAACAACTTCTTTGTTGCTTTGCGTATAAGTTAAACCAGTAGCTGTCCAGGAAGCACCGCCATCGGTGGATTTTAAAACACCTGAAGCATATACACCTCCCCAAAAGTCATTGTCTGATTGCCAGGTTGCTTCATATCCGTATCCATCGCCTGTTGCGATGTAAATATTGTTGGAGTTGGAAGGATCAATCGCAATATCCGCAATGCTGGTTACAGGAATGGAAGAAGTCACATCGCTCCACGAAGTACCTCCGTTAGTGGTTTTCCAGACGCCGCCGCCGGCAGCACCAAGATAAATGATGTTGGAATTGTTCGGATCAAAACGAATGACATTCACTCTGCCTACGCCACCGCCATTTCCGGGTACGTTTGCCGAACCAACAGATTGCCAGCTCGCAGATCTGGTAGAAAAAGCTTCGGGATGCGCTATTTTATAAGCATCATATTCTTTTAAAGCGATAGATGGATCAGGAAGATTTCCGGATGGAAAAGTTCTTGATTCCATCAGGTATTCCCAGCGCTTGAATTCATTGTAATAACTTTCTTCCTCATTGTCTTCGCCGGCAATTTCAGATTGCAGCTCCGTTTCATCGCGCTTGCCATAGTGGTTGTAAAAATTTTCCTGAATGGTATAAAAATTTGCCGGTGTAATTGATTTTGGTACCAGGTTTTTATTCGCCTGTTGTTGTGCTATTGCGATATTATTCACAAATAGAAAAAATATGGCTGTAAGGCCAAGGCGAATGATTTTGAAAAACAAAGAAGACTTGGCTTCCAATGAATGAATGTCAAAGTTGGTTGTCATAATGAAGAGTTTTTGGTGGCGGTGAAAAAAAGTAAAAACAAGAAAAAGTAGTTCAAATGGATACCAAAATTATAGATTGTTTAAAATGAAGAATATGAGAATTGTCATGTTAGATCAGCAATTAGCAAACTTTAATTGAAATTTTTTTAAAGAGCGTTGCACGTTGGTTCTTTGTTCAACCATTGTGAATAAGCGTAGAGTACCGGTAAAAAAGAAACGGAAGTTAGCACCTTAAATTGACAATTTAAGATAATTGAGTCTTTATGTTTTGCATGCCTGAGATTTGACTCCATTTAATTGGCAACAGACAGCCATAAGTAAAATTAAATGGTCTGTCTTTTGGTTCAGGATAAGAATTTCACAGCAATGGTTTTTACAGTTCGAATCCAGAGAAAGTTATGTCGAGCCAATAGTCTTCTTGTAATTGAATTCAACTGTTCTAATAATTTGTGCCTAAGTCCTGACCTGCGAAGGCAGTTGTTAAGTAATAAATCTTTCTATTTATCTTTCCTCATGAATCGATTAGATTTGGAGTCAAAACAAAGCATAGTAAATAAGACGGAAGACCTGATTTTTTATTGAATCTTCATAAAATTTAAAATCATGAACATAGCAATTCTCGGAACAGGTTCAGTAGGCAATGCTATAGGAACCAAACTCATACAGTCAGGACATATTGTAAAAATGGGTTCCCGCAATGCTGCCCATGAAAAAGCGCTGGCGTGGGTGAATAAGAATGGTGCGAATGCATCAACAGGAACTTTTGAGGCGGCGGCCGGCTTCGGAGAGATTATTATTCTTTGTTTGAATGGAGCTGGAACAGTGGACGCCCTGAATATGGCAGGCATTAGTAATTTCAATGGAAAAACCGTGATTGACATCACCAATCCGCTTGATTTTTCTAAAGGAATGCCA includes these proteins:
- a CDS encoding T9SS type A sorting domain-containing protein, which codes for MTTNFDIHSLEAKSSLFFKIIRLGLTAIFFLFVNNIAIAQQQANKNLVPKSITPANFYTIQENFYNHYGKRDETELQSEIAGEDNEEESYYNEFKRWEYLMESRTFPSGNLPDPSIALKEYDAYKIAHPEAFSTRSASWQSVGSANVPGNGGGVGRVNVIRFDPNNSNIIYLGAAGGGVWKTTNGGTSWSDVTSSIPVTSIADIAIDPSNSNNIYIATGDGYGYEATWQSDNDFWGGVYASGVLKSTDGGASWTATGLTYTQSNKEVVQRLIISPANPSILLAATRGGIYRTSDAGVSWTQVNANHCYDMEFNTADANTVYAGGNQDILKSTNGGVTWTIMKDNLCGSGRISIETSAANSLVIYALCESGTLSRSADGGATWVTKASPSGAATFYGYYDLVLECSDANADILLAGGLYVAKTINGGTSWQTISTYSPYTATNYVHADNHELEFLPGSTQTIFSGNDGGIFKSTNQGTAWTDLSSGLRIAQIYRLSTSATNPSIVYSGWQDNGSNRWDGTSYTQVYGADGMEALVDYTNSNIVFIETQYGSIYKSTNGGSSFSFVAPSSGAWLTQYIMDPVDHNKMYAGYTSLYKSTNNGSNWSVLGSNLYAGDYATAIAVAPSNTNYIYTSSLGLIKKTTNGAAPFSDITAGLPVSSAGINYIAVSNTDPNNLWVVFSGYSSGNKVYHSINAGSTWTNVSGTLPNMPVNTIVYENGSANRVYIGTDIGVYYRDDNTTDWVYYNDGLANVMVHELEINYTSDKLVAATYGRGIYETDLAGTAPTLTIATTAFGVSSFCPGENISVAYTTSGAFTAGNIFTAQLSNATGSFASPTNIGSVNATASGNISALIPSAASGAAYRIRVIGSNPSVTGTDNGSNLNIACPVPTNLTTTNITATSAKLNWLPPSCSSAFQLSYKVSTASTWIKVFPSGATYSLTGLTANTKYKWKIRTQCVSSAPKVFSVFSAAKTFTTSAVKTGGDVITITNTLDVFPNPLSNNATIQYVIGKTSAIQLELLDVQGKIVQELFSGIVDAGTYQASLQRNQLASGVYLLQMISEDGIVTKKVVIE